GTCTCAAGTTACATGAAGAAGCTCCCCCGGAtgcctcctccagctgtgtgacAGCTCTGTGTGGGCTGGAGAGCGGTCTGGCAGATATGTTACCACCAGCTGTTACACAGCGTGCCCTTACTGGCCCTCAACACACTTGCGCTGCTTTTTATAAACCCCCCCAAATCCAACTTAATCTCGTGATACGCGTGTCTGTAGCATCAGCACAGGGTCGCGACAAGGTGCTGCTGAGTTTCGTGACAGCAGTATCTGGagccagctgtgtctgtgtcaacAACTGCAGACATGGGGTGAGATTCTGgagtttgtgtcagtgtgaacgCGAGCGGTGTGTTCAATAACACGCGTGCACATTCTGCCCGTTCTCGCTTGTtcctttaattttcttttttttttttttttaaatggcagagTCTAGTTTTCAGCGGCAACATAACTCTCCAGCTTATTGAAAGCTCCCCTCGCATCCTCTCAGACATTAAAACCCCGGATTATAGTTAGAGGACATGAGAGCGCGTCGTtacataatgtaaataaaaacattgcagCCTGCCGTGTGCTCAGATTGGTGCGCGCGGCACGGTGTCCCGGATGGTGCTCGCACCGGAAGAGAAGGGGCAGCTCTCCCAGCCATCTTGTGGCAGCATCCAGCGAATTGTTCGCATCAAGCCTCGTAGAATCGGAGGTGAATCCCGCTGAAGGGGCGCCATCATGCCCGGACACCTGCAAGAAGGCTTCGGCTGCGTTGTGACCAACCGGTTCGACCAGTTATTGGACGACGAGTCCGACCCGTTCGAGATCCTGAAAGCTgctgaaaacaagaagaaggaggGGGCCGCCGCTGGGTCCACCAAGACCGCGGCTCAAGCCGCCAAGCAGCCGAAGAAGGAGTCacagaaggacagaaagaaCCCGCTGCTGGACAAGAAGGAGGAGTCGCAGGCTCCAGTGCCCCTGAAGAAAGAAGGTAACATGTCCTCCCCCACACGCTCCCTCGCTCGTGggcactttgtgtttattttcgTCGTTTTCGCATCAACTGTCATGTGCAGCTCCTGTTAGCGGTTTTAGCCGCTGCTGGTCGCGGCGAAGCACAGCGTGAGGTCAACGCTGAGCTCGGCTAGACAACAAATGATGCCCGGTCAGGGCCACCGCGAAGCGCAGGTGCATCCACCTGCAGGGTCCTGTGCGAGGCGGCGACGGTTCCACCTGCCTCCGACAGGAAGGTGTAGCGTCGGCTCGCCCCGCGGTCTGGAGGAGGATGCTTCGTGCGCCGTCTACGCAGCTCCGCTAGCAGCCGCAGGCTTTGCGGGGCGAATGCGCAGGATGTTCACCTGCCTGCCGCGGAAACTGCCGACGGCTCCTTTGTTTGGATTGATGTTTTCAGCCCCGAGTGggaattttaaatgtgttgtttgaaaaatgagTCGACTGAAATTGAGTCAATAAACAAGAGCATTGAGTTGAAGGCAGGAGAGGCCCACAGATAGCCAGCAGTGATAACAGTTTCAGGGACAGCAGAGATGGTTTGCATGACATTCAAGCATGCTCCTGCACAGAAAGCTCAAAACATGAAGCGTTTACAGTCCAGGACAGAGGACTGCGTCAAGGTGTATTGCTCTAATGGAAAATTAGCCCTCCTCTATAGGTTTTGACACTCTTTGTTTATGCTCCTGTAACTGTCAGGTATCAGGCGGGTGGGCCGAAGACCGGACCAGCAGGGCCAGCCTGGTTCCCAGCATCCTGGCGGTCAGGGCGAAGGACGACCTGGAGACAAGAGGCCGGACCGGAGACCTCCCCGCGAGCGCCGCTTCGAGAAGCCCGCTGAGGACAAGCCGGAGGGAAGTGGAGAGTTCTCCACAGACAAGTGAGTAGCTGTGATGAAGGACGAGGAGCATATTTAATCATGCTGTTTAGCTCAAGGCTGTCTGTCTGCGATCACAGGACCATTGTCAGAGGGGGAAAGCAGGGAGCGAGTGTTTGATACATTCTTGGAAGCTGGGCTGTCATTCTGTGTCACATGAGCTTGGaaagacagttttgtttgttttgtttttttttaatgcagaaattgTCTTGTCTTGTGTCCCATCAGGCCTTCTGGAGACAGGCCCCCGAGAGGGCGTGGTGGTGGCCGGGGTGGACGTGGTGGAAGAGGACGGGGCATGGGCCGAGGAGACGGCTTCGACTCCCGTGGGAAACGAGACTTTGACAGACACAGCGGCAGTGACAAATCGTGAGTCAGTCCTGGACTCGGACGTTCGCAGACCATCGAATACAGAAATAGAAATGACGACATACAAAAGGCACcctgttattttaatttttgtttgttatcatAACTCCTTGAGCCCTGGCCAAGGTTGCCAGGATCAGGTGGCACTGTTAATggctattttagttttttttttgtctatataGATGTCTATTACGGTACTTTACATTCCGTAACAGTCgtaaaggtgcactgtgtagtttttgggagGAAATTTAAATCAGGAAGAAAGAACTTGTAGAACTCTTGTGCCTAAACAAACCCTCaaggctgaataaacaaactgaccttgaaggacaacacaatttcatactgtttttagTTGTTCATATTtggcggactctgccaccttttTGGCTTCAAACATTGTTCCGGGGACCTTATTATCTTccactgagagcagcttgtttgttcaggtatagaagaaaacaaatattttttgtgttattattacctcattattattgtaaatataaaaattcagAGTTAGAATTTTTTGTATTGTGCCCCTTTTTAAGAAAGTGTTCTTATTGTCGTCCCAGATGAATATCAGTGGCACGCACCCCACCCCCCAAGTTAAGCTACTTTTGACAACACATTTGAGGTCAAAGGTTGTTCTCGGTTTTAGACCCACTGTTCATTGTGTGCTGTATTTTTAGATCACAAACATcaatgtgtgcctgtgtgtgtgttttcctgtccGTTCGGTCCAGCAATCAGAAAACTGAGGAAAAGCGCGCCGGCAGTGGCTCAAACAACTGGGGCAGTGTGAAGGATGAAGTGAGGTGAGTTCTggagagcagacacacagcctgCTCCTCTCGGCACTTCTGTCCGCAGGATATTGATGCACATCTGAAATGTGGGCTACATAGAGTGGCTCTGTTTTGCAACAGTTTTAATGGAGAAGCGTCTGGTACATACCGTGATTGTGGTGTTGCGGTGCAGGCattaagagaagaaaaaaaagactcaagcTAGTTCTGTCTATTCATTAGTATGATCACATAAGAAAAAAGGATGTGACACACAGTACAGATTGTATTTGTGGGCTAGCTTTGAAAGCTACCACTAAGAGGTGATGTATATCAGTGTTGAAGCGgtgactgtgtgtctttgttcacAGTGAGGCTGAACAGACTGCTGCTCCTGAGACGGCcccagagggagaggagaatgCCCCGGCCGGCTCCGAGAACAAGTGAGTATCCATTTGCATTTACAAGCGTCAGGTAAAGAGATCTGTCTAACGGCTCCATAAAAAGTAGTTTGAAGCAGTGCAGTCCTACATCATCACACTGTTCCGTGTCGCAAATAGTATCCGAGCATGTGCGTTTTGGTCGCAAAGCTTCAGAGCAAATGGGATAAACATTGTCAGCAACCTTTCGGCCTCGGGATTAGAGAACATGTATAGAGCTAAGAGGATTGGCTGTTTTGCGGTTTAAGGTCCCACATTGTTTGTGTGCCGGCTTTCCAGGGAGAACGAGGTGGAAGAGGTTAAAAATGAAGGCCCCAAAGAGATGACCCTGGACGAGTGGAAGGCCATGCAGGACAAGGAGCGTACCAAGGTGGAGTTCAACATCCGCAAGCCCAACGAAGGAGCCGACAGCCAGTGGAAGAAAGGATACGTGCTGCACAAGTCCAAGAGCGAAGATGTGAGTTTGGTGATTGATGATATCATGAAGAACGGAAACTCTTTCCTTGCACCAACCGCAGCTGTCCACGACCTGCTCTGTG
Above is a window of Acanthopagrus latus isolate v.2019 chromosome 21, fAcaLat1.1, whole genome shotgun sequence DNA encoding:
- the serbp1b gene encoding plasminogen activator inhibitor 1 RNA-binding protein isoform X1, whose product is MPGHLQEGFGCVVTNRFDQLLDDESDPFEILKAAENKKKEGAAAGSTKTAAQAAKQPKKESQKDRKNPLLDKKEESQAPVPLKKEGIRRVGRRPDQQGQPGSQHPGGQGEGRPGDKRPDRRPPRERRFEKPAEDKPEGSGEFSTDKPSGDRPPRGRGGGRGGRGGRGRGMGRGDGFDSRGKRDFDRHSGSDKSNQKTEEKRAGSGSNNWGSVKDEVSEAEQTAAPETAPEGEENAPAGSENKENEVEEVKNEGPKEMTLDEWKAMQDKERTKVEFNIRKPNEGADSQWKKGYVLHKSKSEDRPVGALIDAPETEAETTTLFHKQANPDESADHHFRKPANDITSQLEINFGDLGRPGRGRGGARGGRGGRGGGGGGTRTARGGGRSEKASGVSVPNVDDPEAFPALA
- the serbp1b gene encoding plasminogen activator inhibitor 1 RNA-binding protein isoform X2, which translates into the protein MPGHLQEGFGCVVTNRFDQLLDDESDPFEILKAAENKKKEGAAAGSTKTAAQAAKQPKKESQKDRKNPLLDKKEESQAPVPLKKEGIRRVGRRPDQQGQPGSQHPGGQGEGRPGDKRPDRRPPRERRFEKPAEDKPEGSGEFSTDKPSGDRPPRGRGGGRGGRGGRGRGMGRGDGFDSRGKRDFDRHSGSDKSNQKTEEKRAGSGSNNWGSVKDEVSEAEQTAAPETAPEGEENAPAGSENKENEVEEVKNEGPKEMTLDEWKAMQDKERTKVEFNIRKPNEGADSQWKKGYVLHKSKSEDRPVGALIDAPETEAETTTLFHKANPDESADHHFRKPANDITSQLEINFGDLGRPGRGRGGARGGRGGRGGGGGGTRTARGGGRSEKASGVSVPNVDDPEAFPALA